The sequence GAAAAAGGTGTCTGACACCTTTTTCGTGATGCAGGTGTAGGAGACGACTCATGGCTTACGAACTGCTCGGGAAGGACTTCGTGCCGCCGGACGTGCACGGCAAAGTCACGGGCATGGCGAAGTACGCCGAGGATTTTCGCGCCGACGGCATGGTGTTCTGCCGGCTCATGCTGTCGCCGATGCCGCACGCCCGAGTTCGCAATCTCGACGTGTCCGAGGCCCTCGCGATGGAGGGCGTCCTCGCCGTCCTGACCGCCGACGACGTCCCGGCGCAGCCCCCGCCCGCCGACCCGATCCTCACGAACGAGCCGCTGTTCGTCGGCCAGCCGATCCTCGCGGTCGCCGCCGAGTCCGAGACGCTCGCGCAGGACGCGATCGACCGGATCCGGATCGAGCTCGAGGAGCTGCCGTTCACGGTGGATCCGCTCGAGAGCCTCTATCCCGGCGGCCCGGACGCGCGCACCGACGGCAACGTCGTCGACAACCGTTTGATCGGCCCGCCGCAGCTGAAGCGCGTGAAGTGGACCGCCGCGGACTTCGCGGCCGCCGGCGAGGACAAGCTGCCGATGGGCGAGCCGCTCGCGGAATGGTCGTACGGGGACGTCGACGCGAACTTCGAGAACGCGGCCCTCGTGCTCGACGAGACCTTCGTCACGGCCGGCATGTCGCACCACTCGATGGAGCCGCGCTCGGCCCTTGCGTACTGGCAGAACGGCAAGTGCTTCGTTTACGGCTCGTCGCAAAGCCAGAGCTTCGTGGTCCCGGATCTCGCGCGCTTCATCGGCGTCGACGTCGCGGATCTCGTTTACGTCGCCGAGACCTGCGGCGGCGGCTTCGGGTCGAAGGGAACGGCGTATCCGATCATGTCGATCCCGGCGCACATGTCGCGGAAGCTCAACGGGCGTCCCGTGATGATGCGGATCAGCCGCGCGGAGGAGTACTACCTCGGCTTCGCGCGCACGGGTTTCCAGGGCCGCATCCGGATGGGCTTCAAGCCCGACGGGCGCGTCACGGCGGTCGACATGTACGTCGTGCAGGAAAACGGTGCGACCGCGGGCTTCCCGGATTGGCCGTCCTCCGGCGAGACCGTTTCGATTCTCTATCAGCCCGAAGCGATGCGCTGGCGCGGCATGAACGTGTTCACGAACACGGTCCCGCGGTCGGCGCAGCGCGGGCCCGGCCATAATCAGACCGTCTCGATCGTCGAGCCGCTGATGGACAAGGCCGCGCGGCAGCTCGGTCTCGATCCGCTCGAGATCCGCCGGGCGAACGCGCCCGGGATGGACGCGAAGATCGGCGGCGAGCGGGCGCCGGTCACGAGCTGTTATCTGCGCGACGCGCTCGAGAAGGGCGCCGCCGCGTTCAACTGGGCCGAGCGCAAGGCGCGCAGCGGGCAGCGCAACGGCTCGAAGGTGCGCGGCGTCGGCGTAGGGCAAGCCTTCCATCCCGCCGGTTTCTCCGGTTTCGATGGAATCGTGCGCATCACGCCCGACGGCAAGCTCCACATTCATACCGGCGTCGGCAACCTCGGCACGTACTCGCACAGCGGCACGGCGCGGATCGCGGCCGAGGCGCTGAAGATGGACTGGGCGAACTGCATCGTCGAGCGCGGCGACACGCGCAAGCACCTGCCGTGGAACATCGGGCAATTCGGCAGCAACACGTCCTTCACGATGGCGCGCACGAATTTCGTCGCCGCCCAGGACGCGCTCGCGAAGCTCAAGGAGATCGCGGCAATGGATCTCGGCGGCGCGCCCGACGACTACGACATCGGCGGCGAGCGCGTCTTCCGCAAGGACGACGACTCGGTCGGCATGACCTACGCGGCCGCCGCGCAGCGTGCGATCGAGCTCGGCGGAAAGTTCGACGGCCACGAGCCGCCGGCCGATGTGAATCCGATGACGCGGGCATCGGTTCTGGCGCTGGCCGGGACCGGTCTCGTCGGCGCCGCGAAGGACAATCTCCCGATCACCGCGCAGCCCGCGGCGTTCGCCGTCGGCTTCGTCGAGCTCGACCTCGACGTCGAGACCGGGAAGTTCGAGATTCTCGACTACTTGGCGGTCGCGGATTGCGGCACCGTGATCCACCCGCAGGGGCTGGCCGCGCAGATCAAGGGCGGCGCGGTCATGGGCTTCGGCATGGCGTCGCTGGAGCGGCACATCTACGATCCGCAGAACGGCCTGCCGGGCAACGTCGGGCTGTACCAGGCGAAGCCCGCCACGTATCTCGACGTGCCTTCGGTCATGCGCAGCGATGCGGTCGACAAGCCGGATCCGCAGAGC is a genomic window of Gammaproteobacteria bacterium containing:
- a CDS encoding xanthine dehydrogenase family protein molybdopterin-binding subunit gives rise to the protein MAYELLGKDFVPPDVHGKVTGMAKYAEDFRADGMVFCRLMLSPMPHARVRNLDVSEALAMEGVLAVLTADDVPAQPPPADPILTNEPLFVGQPILAVAAESETLAQDAIDRIRIELEELPFTVDPLESLYPGGPDARTDGNVVDNRLIGPPQLKRVKWTAADFAAAGEDKLPMGEPLAEWSYGDVDANFENAALVLDETFVTAGMSHHSMEPRSALAYWQNGKCFVYGSSQSQSFVVPDLARFIGVDVADLVYVAETCGGGFGSKGTAYPIMSIPAHMSRKLNGRPVMMRISRAEEYYLGFARTGFQGRIRMGFKPDGRVTAVDMYVVQENGATAGFPDWPSSGETVSILYQPEAMRWRGMNVFTNTVPRSAQRGPGHNQTVSIVEPLMDKAARQLGLDPLEIRRANAPGMDAKIGGERAPVTSCYLRDALEKGAAAFNWAERKARSGQRNGSKVRGVGVGQAFHPAGFSGFDGIVRITPDGKLHIHTGVGNLGTYSHSGTARIAAEALKMDWANCIVERGDTRKHLPWNIGQFGSNTSFTMARTNFVAAQDALAKLKEIAAMDLGGAPDDYDIGGERVFRKDDDSVGMTYAAAAQRAIELGGKFDGHEPPADVNPMTRASVLALAGTGLVGAAKDNLPITAQPAAFAVGFVELDLDVETGKFEILDYLAVADCGTVIHPQGLAAQIKGGAVMGFGMASLERHIYDPQNGLPGNVGLYQAKPATYLDVPSVMRSDAVDKPDPQSPLGTKGIGEPVMGAGSASLLCAISDAMGGHYFNRIPVTPDQIVNALYRQTQSHGPLQVNTA